A genomic region of Arachis hypogaea cultivar Tifrunner chromosome 5, arahy.Tifrunner.gnm2.J5K5, whole genome shotgun sequence contains the following coding sequences:
- the LOC112801753 gene encoding uncharacterized protein, with amino-acid sequence MKKQLDRTPTHEEVFKETHTLKSDKSKWVDKRSQDTHEKFIKKLAEVQAQHVEAQAQGMELPPIDEDLIWEEVCGGQKKNRVYGKGAFFSSSIKSRTTSANSVSGRASTNQNSVPDLREQIHNLNEELFQRVTQQTDERISKLLDTRLAPLEKTQKKLEKLERAIEKAKKEKLKQKRWNEAYVSYYKKVRTSSSSTTAPPPPPPPPPSISSDEDYDDDGDEDDTEDYS; translated from the exons ATG AAGAAGCAGTTAGACCGTACACCAACTCATGAGGAAGTCTTCAAGGAAACCCACACACTTAAAAGTGACAAGTCTAAATGGGTGGACAAACGCTCTCAAGACACTCAT GAGAAGTTTATAAAAAAGTTAGCAGAAGTTCAGGCCCAACATGTTGAGGCTCAAGCACAAGGAATGGAGCTACCACCAATTGATGAAGACTTGATTTGGGAGGAAGTGTGTGGTGGGCAAAAGAAGAATCGAGTTTACGGAAAAGGAGCATTCTTTTCTAGCTCTATTAAGTCTAGAACCACTTCTGCCAACTCTGTATCTGGAAGAGCATCTACAAATCAAAATTCTGTTCCTGATTTGCGAGAACAGATTCATAATCTCAATGAAGAGCTTTTTCAACGTGTTACTCAACAGACAGATGAGCGTATTAGTAAGTTGTTAGATACACGCTTGGctcctttggaaaagactcaaaagaagttagaaaagttaGAACGGGCAATTGAAAAGGCCAAGAAGGAAAAGCTGAAACAGAAGAGATGGAATGAGGCTTATGTTAGCTATTACAAGAAGGTTAGAACGTCAAGTAGTTCCACTACTGctccaccgccaccgccaccgccgcCACCTTCAATCTCTTCGGATGAAGACTATGATGATGATGGGGATGAAGATGACACTGAGGACTATAGTTGA